A region of the Sarcophilus harrisii chromosome 3, mSarHar1.11, whole genome shotgun sequence genome:
tgccttcttccttccttcttttttgtttttctttccctttttttgcttgtttgcttccttccctcctttttttgcttgcttgcttccttccctcctttctttgcttgcttccttcttttttgcttgcttcctccttttttttgcttttccctccttctttttttcttgcttccttccctcctttttgcttgcttgcttccttccctcctttttttgcttgcttccttctttttttgcttgcttccttccttctttttttttgtttgcttccttccctcctttttttgcttgcttgcttgcctccttccctccttttttttttgcttgcttccttccctcctttttttgcttgcttccttccctccttctttttttgcttgtttgcttccttctttttttgcttgtttgcttccttccctcctttttttgcttgcttcctcctttttttgcttgcttgcttgcttgcttccttctttttttgcttgtttgcttccttccctcctttttttgcttgcttgcttccttccttccttcctcaatatCTTCCAATTAACTGGTTATCACTTGAGCTCTCATCggttggccaaaaaaaaaaaaaaaagtcccaaggCAAGTGTTTTGGCCAGAAAGCCTGAGACTCTTCCCCTCCCAGAGGGTTGTTGTTTTCTAAATAGGTATAAaaggccatcttttgcctcacttctttcttattcagccttagtcactgaatgggtgttgcctctgtcacactgagacctattaaatgtcttagctttaaaaggccgaGGTTTCCCACAGCACCTGGGGCTGTTTCCTGATCCCTCTCAGGCCACTGAATCCAGagggttctggaggagaaagtgaggcaggtgagcttgcccagccctccctcatttcaatccaattcgTGTGCACCTCATGGCTCCGCACCTCCCTCTAGGTCTTCTTGGACGCCCACAACCCTGAGATCCAGGCATGTTAAGGGCCTGAGAGACATGTTataattttggtaattttttttgacagtctccattttacagctggggaaactgaggcagagggaaagTGACTGGCCCAAATCCCCCGTCAGAAGGTCTCAGGAAGACCCGTGGAAAAGGGGGCCCCAGCACAGGGAGCAGGGTCTCACTGCTTGGGGGCATTACCTGGGCACAGGCCTCTATGTGATGCTGGATCATGGGGACTCCCGCCACAGGAAAGAGCGGCTTGGGCACCTCAAAAGACAAAGGCCGGAATCTTGTCCCTGGGGGAGGTAAAGGTCCTTGGGCTCCCCTCCGGCCCAGGACCTGGGGCCCCCCGGGGGGCAGGGGCTGGGGGAGGTCCCGGGTGCCACCCGGCCACCCGGGGGGCGTGGGGGGGGACCCggagaggaagggacagaggTTCCCTCCCCTGGGACCTCAATCAGGATCACCGCTTTGAGCATGATGCCGGGGACCTCCTAGTCCCTAAAAACCCCAAACAGACCCTGTGAGGGCTCTAGAGGTCCCCGAGGGAGCCGCCTTCACACCCAACTCTGCAGACCGCGGCCCGCCACCCGCCCCAGGCTTCCCGAGCCTCCGCGCTGCCCCCCGAGCCCTTTGGATCCCCTCCCTGGTCCGGATCCCGCGGGGGGCCCGGGCAAGCCAAACCCAAGCTCGGGAGGGTCGGCCCTGAGCCGGGCGGGACTGCCCCGGGGCCTGGGGCCCTGCCCCCGCCCAGATTTCTGGGAGAGGGCCGGGGAGCCTCCGCCCCGCCTTACCTCCCTGATTGAGGTGACGCGCCCGGTCCCGGGGCCCtggccctcccctcccccatctcccagACGCCCCGGCACAGGCCCCGCCTTTCTCCCTCAAACGCGCCCCCGATCAGCGGAGACTCTGACTGAGCCCCTAAACTTCGGGGCCCTCCGTGGCCCCGGACCCTTCCagcgccccccgcccccccgggACCTGACAGGgagccccgccccgcccccccagATCTGCCCCCCAGGGCCCGCGGCGCCAACACCCCGCCCCGCGCGCCGGGGGGAGCGGCCCGACTCCCCAGTCCCCCCTGCCCCTCACATCAATCTGTGGCCCCGGGATCCCTCGACGGTCCCGAAATCCTTCCGCACACGTGTCCTCTCGGACTGCGCGAGAACTCCCCGGCGGGGCATGCCGGGAGTTGTAGTTTCAAAGGAAGTTACTGAGAAGAGACCCCCCCCCGAGGGGGCGGAACCTTAATGGCTAGGGGGCGGGGATAAACTGAGGGGGCGGGGAGAGAGTCGGGAGAAGGGCGGGGCCTCATGAGAGTctgaaaagcagaaaagaaattgGAGGATTTGGAGATGTCAGGTTCGTCACAGACTGACcgcttaaataaaagaaaaaaattaacaaactgaAGGGCAGAGAGGGAACGTGATTTCCCCAAATCACAGAGCTAACCGTGACCCGGAGCCAGGGCTTCTCCCCGGGCGGCGAGGGGAGGCTCCAAGTCACCCAGACCGGGCGCGGTGGGGGAAACAGGGTGGCCTGCCAGAGCTGGAGACAGTCctagagggggagggggaggagggaggaggaggagggagagggaggagggagaggggggaggaggagaaggaggagggggaggaggagaaggaggagggggaggaggagaaggaggacgagagggaagaagagtgaaggacggggggagggagggaggagaaagaggaggggaaggagaagggagaaaaggaagaaccTAGGACAGGGGCACCTAGAGCTGAGGATCTCTTTTGGTGAGGGAGAGTAATAGAACTAGGGCAACTTAGACTCGATGATATTCCATCCTGTCATAAGATAAtggatttagaatttagaaatcagTCCTCACTCCCCACCCCGCAATTTGCCTgtgaggaagctgaagcacagagagattaaccgatttttcttctttctttttataggtaataaatgcttcttgattaaagataaagaaattttggGCAGAGATAATACTAATATTTACAGTTTAATTTGCATATTTCCCATTTTTCGTTGACTCATAACTCTAAAATggcttttttcttcctattttaagGGAAACTGGTTTAAACGTCCGTGGGACTTTCTAGGATCCAAACAAGTCCCGGATCGCCAAACACAGGGTTCCCTATCCTCTACCCTATCCTTCCTGGGTAGTCCCTGGTAACACAGAGTTTAATCGGGACTCTGCCAACCTCTGTCCAGAGTGCCTTCCAGTAGACCAGGAATCTGTTGCCAATTCAAGGCCCCCAACTCACAGAATATCTGTGAGGCTCACATAGTGATAAAAGGAGTGAAGGGGCTAGGTGCAGCTTGGGAAATGGGACTcccctctctccctacctccccaTAGGAAGATGACACCAGGCAACCGTCAGATCAACCATAACTTTATTATCCGCAAATCGAGAAAGAAAGGATGTTGCGACAGCTCCGGCACCGGGAATACCGGTGATTCCCCCTCAGGCAACATCCAAGCGGGCAAAACTCTGGTCCATCCCCAGGCTGTTCTCCACGTAGACCTCATACTTGCCGCTGTCCTCAGCTGTAGCCCGGCGAATGGTCAGCGTAGTATTGGTGTTCCCGATCTCGTAGAACACCCTGAAAAGGACCATCTGTGTTGGCGGTCCCCCAGATCACCTCGATGTCCAgggcccacccccaccccacccggGGCCCCACCCGGAGCTCCACCCTCTCCCCTGTCTCTCGCCTGTCATCCTCTTCGATGTCCATCCCGTCCTTGGTCCATCCTACGTCAGGAGGTGGCTCGCCTAGGATTTCTGCGGTTAGAGTCACCGTGGCTCCTCTGCGTGCTTTAGTATTGTCTGGTCCCTTCTTGATCTTCGCTGGGACTATTAGGGTATTAGGGGGATGGATGAGAAAGAGTTCCTCCCTCCCCGCCTCCTCTCCGGGACATGCCCATCGCAGGATgtagaactgaaaggaactttagTGAGAGTCCTTCTTCTTCTACCCCTGAACCTTGGCGCTTCTCATTTGTAAACATGAGTACACAACTACTTGCACCACCTAATTCACTGGGTTGTTGGGGGAAAGTACTTACAAAGTttgaaagagctagaaaaaatctGGGGAATATATTTACAGACGGAGGACAATGTCGTGCGGAGAGTTAGCCCCCACCCTCAGTCCCGCGGGGAAAGCGAAGGAAGGAGATCTCTTATGACCTTGGACCGGCACTTTTAACGACCTCTGTAATACTGCCTGCCCTGTCCGCCTCGCAGAAGGGTGGGATGGACGGGGTACGCTGGGAAATGGGTCTGGTCTGTTCAGGGAAAGCCCGAAAAGTCCAAGTGTTGCTCGTGTGACCGGGGGCCCAGAAGGTCGTACCTTCCACGAGTATCCGCGCAGAGTCCGAGCACTCGCCGAAGGGATTGGACACGTTGATGCTGTACTGGCCTAGGTCAGCGAGTTCTCCGTCGCGCACCACCAGGGCCACCACGTCGGGGTCCTCGAAAACGTAGCGGTACTTGGGCCCGTCACGGAGCTCCTTGCCGTCTTTGCTCCAGCGGATAAAAGGGTCAGGAAAAGCCGAGATCCGACAGGACAGTTTCGCGGCGCTTCCCTCGATCAGAACGACGTCCTGCAGCGGCTGCAGGACGCGGGGTGGCCCCTTTTCTTTCAGCTCTTTCCGGGACCTGTTCAGGTTAACGCCAGTCTTCCATCCCGTCCTTTACCGGGCAACTCCAAACCAACCCTCCCCCAGTAAGAGACGGATCGCCAGGAGGGTTCCCCTCTGTCTTTCTTCTTGACCCCACACTCTAACTCAATCTTCTCTTTACTTGATCTCTGGGTCAAAGCCCACGGCTGCTGTAGAATACCTCCTGACCCAGATCAAACACATTCACCTGACCAGCCTTTCCCcacctctctgtccctctgtctctctcactctctctcactctctgtctctctcactttgcctctctctctctttctctgtttctgtctctctcactctctgattctgtctttctctctgtctctgtcttttctcccgtgtgtgtatgcgtgtgtcgATCTCTCTGTCCCCCCCTTTCTGTCCCACGTCCCTTTCTCAGAGACGTCTTTCGGAGGCTTGGAGAATCCCAAGTCGCTCAGGACAGACTCCAAGACGCTCCCACCCTTCTCACCTGTGGCCCCGGTAAGAGGCCTGGATGCGGATGGCAGCGCTCTGCACCTGGGGGTCATTGATGTCCAGGGTGCAGCCTGGAGGTGGGGCCGCCGGCTTCTTGGCCGGAGCTGCTTTGGACATCTGGGGGAGCAGATAGTGACCACGTAATGCGAGGCCTAGACAGGAGCTCGTCCCCACTACCCACCCCTCTCCCGGAGCGGAAACTGAATGGGACCTTAGGGGTCCGAACTCACCACGGGGCTGGGGGCGGAGGGACCAATAAAACGGGCTTGAGTCGAAGGGCAAGATTAGCGTTCAGCGTAGAGTTCCGGACAGCACAGGACCGGACGCGGAGGGCAGGTAGCCCCGAGACTCTGGCTTTATATACATCTCCCCTCCTCGCCTTGTTTGGCGAGATAGCCCCTGGTCCCCCCCGGGACCCCAGGCTTCGTCTACCCAGCGCGAGCTGGATCCTTATTTAGCCCGAGGACGCCAGGGATGCTGGCTCAGCCGTCGCTGCTCACTCGTGGGGGAAACCCGAGTGGCCCTGGGGCCCTCATAGCGTCAGCAACTCGACAGCTGGACAGCGAGACACCGCCCCGCTCCctatccccaccccacccctccaaCAGCAGAAcccttggggaggagagaagccGAAAGTGCAGTTCTCGGCGAGAAGTTACACTCGACCAATCACAAGAGGTTAACGGGGCCACTGTGACCAATCAGGTCGGACCCTCGGTGCCCAGGTCTGAGCCAGTCTGAACTTTCTAGCTAGGAGCTTCTAgttttcctctcccccacccccaacaccAACCAATGGGCTGACCGGAGGACACAGGGACTAGGAGGAGAGCTCCAACCTCCACCTTTCTAATACACACTCTTTTCTGTACTGTTTTCCAAGTATTGGGATCAGATGGTTTCTTGAAGCTAGATGTAGCCTAATCTAAACCCTCATTTCCCCATCTCCTTTAGAGAAGCAATTCATTATAGTGGAAATATCACTGGATTTTGGAGTCAATGAACTTGGgctgttttctcagctgtaaatgAAGAAAGTTAGAAATGATAACCTGAAAGGTACCCGTCACCTCTACATGTATTATTCTACAAACCCGTCATATTTCCTCAATTTATGACCTTGGGCACCTCATTTACTAGGTGTGCGATGGAAAGTGCTGAGCTTAGAGTCGGAAAGACCTGGAATCAAATGTGGTCTGAGATgccaactgtgtgatcctaggcaaatctcttcacctctctttgcctcattttttcaactataaaaacaCCTCCCTCACAGGATTGTCTTGAGGATTAACTGAAATATTTCAAAGAGTTTAAcatagtacctgacatatagttaataagtatttcttcctttcccatttatttccTACCAGTTTTGGCCCTGCAATATTAGATCTAACATTTCTTGGatgtgtaaccttgagcaaatcattaaaTTATTTGATCATCAGTTagctcatctggaaaatgggttATTGGGAAGAAAATCCTATATAAATCTGAATTATAATTAGACAAAACCTCATCCTTTGGTGTTGATCCGACTGAATCATAAGGAGAGTCAGGATGTCTGGGGAAACAAGACAAAAGCCACCTGAGGTTCTAAGATTGTTAGAAAGGCAGAATATTATAGTGGACAGAAAACCCAGTTTCAAGTTCACCATTATATGAACCTGTGAAAGTGATTTCCTAATCTCTGAAATGAAAGGGTcgtatatcaaattgcttgccatctcaggaagtggggagagagaaggggaaagattttgaaactctttttttttaatgttaaaaattattttatataaatatatgtatgtgtgtgtaatatgtaaatgtatgATTTGTGTCTCCTATTAAGAActcaaattgtttatatatatatatatgtgtgtgtgtgtgtgtgtgtgtatgtagggaCCATTGCATTCACTGTATTTGTATTCTTAATACATGACAAATAGAATGTGCTTAGTGTTTGTgaccaataaacattttaatctatgaaaaaaaaattgaaaattgtttttaaatgtaattgggaaaagtgaaatactatttttaaaaagaaagaaagaaagaaaatgagagagctgGACAAAAGGGATATCTATGCTCTCTTCCAGACATTAATTTCAGATGACCTGTATGACCTTTGGCAGCTCATACATCTAAGagtagaagggacttcagaggaccttccttttatagataaagtAACTGAGGCAATTCTTAGATTGatgaaaggattttatttttccctatgagaggaaaaataaaatcccttccacaatcttaaaaaatttaaataatatatcttCATAATTATAAAATCCAAAAGAAACTGAACTTGTCCTAGCTGGGGCAGACAGCCTGGGAACTTTCGTGGAGGAGCAGCTTGGACTCAAacgacagaaaagaaaattgccaATTAATATCTCTTTCAAGTCATGAGTCTCTTAATAGTCATTGagtccatttccatttttctccttcactcaGGGCAGAATCATCAAGGCTGAGGGAGAAGCACAGGTAGGAGAGAAGGGTGGTACTGCATGAGTCTATTAAGCTGCAAATCCCAAACTCTAGGTCACTTCTGGGTGGGACTGTTCGGCATTATAATCCTGCTCGAGATGACCAATTTGGCTGGGAGCCAGAAAGCTCTTgataagttagagaaggaaatgaaagtaatagaaGTAAATGTGGAGGtcgtttaaaatatatatatttgattgtaTGATaaattatactattatattttatataataggaAATATTAGATTATAATGTGTAATAAacttatatatattacataaaatgtGTGTAAGTATACACTGCAAGCTCAGCAAATGGGATGTGCCAGCTAAAACTAATGCCTTCTAGATTGCTTCGGGATTGCTCCCGAATAGGAGAGGCCATAACCCTGGTCATACCATTTCTAAGGTACTGTGTTCAGTGCTTGCTGCTACACTTCAGGCAAGCTGAGAAACATCCAAAAGGCGACCAGGATGATAAAAGTTCTAAAGAAAACACTTTTTTGGATAtcatttgaaggaaagaaggatgttTCAATTGGAAGAGAGATGACTTAGAGATTCTGTGATAGTTATCTTTAAGATTTTGAAAGTATTATATGAAATAGGAGTAAGATGTGGTCTGTTTGCGGGGGGGGGGCCCTCCTCTGCCCCCATCAGAGGATAACCAGATGTGGAAATAGTAGAGAATTAAAGTTTGATAAAAGGAAACATTTCCAAACAATGAAAGCAATCCCCAAATGCAATGGACTGGCGGGGGAGATAGCAGGCTTCCCCTCACCAAAAGTCTTCAGGCAGTGGTTGGCTGGATGACCACTATAGAGATGCTATAGAGAGTGTTCTTGGTTAGGTAAAGGGCTTCCATAAACCCCTGAAAATGCCAcctttccttagctgtaaaatagcCTCTGGGATCCCTTTCCGTCCACAGAATCAAGATGCCCTCCTGAGTAGCAGCTCAGAATAGTCAGTTCTGGGTCATAGAAAAGGATGGGAGCACAGAATTGATCCCCCCAGGTTATCCTGCAGCTCCTCAGGACCCATATTAATCTTAAGATTTCATGGGATCTTGCAGTTCTAACATAATGATTcaattatttcaaaaagaaaaaaaactgaagcatgCTGACTTATGGTTAAAGGTAGAATTAACCAGTTTCCCACTGACTCGGGTAAATGGTCCTTGATTGGGTTCTGTCACTACAGATAGACTTCTCAACTCTGGTGTACGTTCCCAGCTCCAGAGTGCAGCTGCTGCTGGTCAAGCGCCTGCTTGCAGTTATTCCTACGTACCAGTTGTGTATCTACTCGTTCTAACTTCTTTTTGGGTGTGTTTTCTTAGTACCTAGTTCAGAACCACCCATTTCTGGCATGGTCCAGAAAGCACTGGTCTGGATTGGCATCTTGGCTTAGATGGTTATTGGCTGTGTGGTCCATGGCAAATCACTTTCTGAGAGATCCAGTTCTTTAGTCTCTTGGCCTCGATAAACTTTTTCCTAATCCAGAGAGGATTTATGTTGTCCTCTATACTTCCATTAACCATGGGTTAATGCATGGATGCTGCTGGTGATAACTGGTTCTCCTTGGCTTCTCTGTCCTACCCACAATACCCCAGTGCCTCCATAAGCTTTTGGAATGTCCtaggttttcttatctgtaaagggGGCTTGTTATTTGTATTCTCCACCTCACAAAGTGATTTTAAGGAATTTGCTTTGTAAACTATTAAGAATTATGCAAATACAAACTCAAAATAGTGATTGGTTTACAATGACAAATTAGACTAGGGTCTGAATCTGACTTGCTGAACAggtgagagaggaggaaagaaggaaggaaggaaggaaggaaggaaggaaggaaggaaggaaggaaggaaggaaggaaagggagggaggaagggaggaaggaaagggagggagggggaaggagaagggaagggaaggaaggaaggaaggtagggcTACTTCATGGATGGAATTAGGGGATAAAGGGGCATCATGCTAGGTCttaaaataatctcatttgattctcccaacaatactctgaagtaggtgctattattatcttcatttaacagttgaggaaaccgagacaaacattaagtgattttcccaataaATATCTGGGGTCACCTTTGAGTTCAGGTCCTTTTGATTCCAGGCCCTAGGGTTCTGTGTATTATGGCACCTTTTGGCTGCCTCAGTTGGTCGGGTTTACACTTTTGTGTCATGGAACCATTTGGCAATCTGCTAAAACCTAAAGAATCCTTCTCTAAATagtgtttttaatttatatagaattagaaagataaccaaagattaatgaaaataaatggattCGTTGACCTTCCAAAATCTATCCATGGACCCATCCATGGATACCCTTACCCTTACCCTATCCCCCACTCCCCAAGAAAGACTTCCCCCCCCAAAGAACACAAAGGTCTCCCTGGTGCTTGTTGTTTTTATTGGCCttgggacagacagacagatggagtaTGGAGAGATAGGCTGGGCTCAGGACAACACTGGAGGTAGGGGTTGGgtgatggagagagggagggaaaacttcacaaaagtcaataaataaataaatatgagggTGGTGAGGGCAAAGGCTTTGAGGATTGgcgggagggaggaggaagatggTGGGACCATTTCAGACCCAGGGCAAGAAGCCTTGGGCCACAAGTTGAGAGGTCAAGGGCAAGACCCCCTTCCTCCCATTaggcagagagaggagggaaaaggaagaatgacCCCTCTAGCCTCTTCTCTTACTGATTCCCAACCTCCAGGCTAACCGGTCCTTGAATCTCCTTGTCTGGGATGTACCGTCTCGGTGGATCTGCGGCCCAGTGCCCCCGGTCCCACACCCCAGTTTCCTAGGCTTCATCACTCACCCACCTGACTGGCCACGTGATGCCCATGATACCTCTTGCTCCGACCCTTTCTGGTTTATCATCCCCTCCACTGATGGCTCCCATGCCATCGGTCCCGTGATGCTGGCTGTCTC
Encoded here:
- the SPEGNB gene encoding SPEG neighbor protein → MSKAAPAKKPAAPPPGCTLDINDPQVQSAAIRIQASYRGHRSRKELKEKGPPRVLQPLQDVVLIEGSAAKLSCRISAFPDPFIRWSKDGKELRDGPKYRYVFEDPDVVALVVRDGELADLGQYSINVSNPFGECSDSARILVEVPAKIKKGPDNTKARRGATVTLTAEILGEPPPDVGWTKDGMDIEEDDRVFYEIGNTNTTLTIRRATAEDSGKYEVYVENSLGMDQSFARLDVA